The following coding sequences lie in one Hyalangium ruber genomic window:
- a CDS encoding vWA domain-containing protein, producing MLKPLALGLGLLALPTAALAEEPAAPPPATQKAIHAAASAPRVQIALLLDTSNSMDGLIDQAKRQLWTVVNTFQKARRGTQLAHLEIALYEYGKESLAQEGGYIRQIVPFTTDLDKVSEELFALKTNGGDEYAGMVIQKATRNLAWSKAAGDLKLIYIAGNEPFNQGPVTPKSAIDNAKERGIVVNTIHCGSEREGANTGWASAAQVAGGQALNIDQNRAVAHIAAPQDAELAQLGRELNKTYLGYGSKGAESKRRQEEQDTNAAGSVGSATTRAVSKASRLYDNSDWDLVDGAKKGKVKLEAVKDEELPQELRGKNAQERQAIVDAKAKERADIQGRIQKLQAEREKFVADKQQAAPAGAPATLDKAIIESASKQAAAQGLALE from the coding sequence ATGCTGAAGCCCCTCGCCCTTGGTCTTGGTCTGCTCGCGCTGCCCACCGCGGCCCTCGCGGAAGAGCCCGCCGCGCCTCCGCCCGCCACGCAGAAGGCGATCCACGCCGCCGCGAGCGCGCCGCGGGTGCAGATCGCCCTGCTGCTGGACACCAGCAACAGCATGGACGGGCTCATTGATCAGGCCAAGCGCCAGCTGTGGACGGTGGTGAACACGTTCCAGAAGGCGCGCCGGGGCACGCAGCTGGCGCACCTGGAGATCGCCCTCTACGAGTACGGCAAGGAGTCGCTGGCGCAGGAGGGCGGCTACATCCGGCAGATTGTCCCCTTCACCACGGACCTGGACAAGGTGTCCGAAGAGCTGTTCGCGCTGAAGACCAACGGCGGGGACGAGTACGCCGGCATGGTCATCCAGAAGGCCACGCGCAACCTGGCCTGGAGCAAGGCGGCGGGGGACCTCAAGCTCATCTACATCGCGGGCAACGAGCCCTTCAACCAGGGCCCGGTGACGCCCAAGAGCGCGATCGACAACGCCAAGGAGCGCGGCATCGTCGTGAACACCATCCACTGCGGCTCGGAGCGCGAGGGCGCGAACACGGGCTGGGCCTCGGCGGCGCAGGTGGCCGGGGGCCAGGCGCTCAACATCGATCAGAACCGCGCCGTGGCGCACATCGCCGCACCGCAGGACGCGGAGCTCGCCCAGCTGGGGCGCGAGCTGAACAAGACGTACCTGGGCTACGGGAGCAAGGGCGCGGAGTCCAAGCGCCGGCAGGAGGAGCAGGACACCAACGCCGCCGGTTCCGTGGGCAGCGCCACCACGCGCGCGGTGTCCAAGGCCAGCCGCCTCTATGACAACTCGGACTGGGATCTGGTGGACGGGGCGAAGAAGGGCAAGGTGAAGCTGGAGGCCGTCAAGGACGAAGAGCTGCCCCAGGAGCTGCGGGGCAAGAACGCCCAGGAGCGCCAGGCGATCGTCGACGCGAAGGCGAAGGAGCGCGCGGACATCCAGGGGCGCATCCAGAAGCTCCAGGCCGAGCGCGAGAAGTTCGTCGCCGACAAGCAGCAGGCCGCGCCCGCCGGGGCTCCCGCCACGCTGGACAAGGCCATCATCGAGTCGGCCAGCAAGCAGGCCGCCGCTCAGGGCCTCGCCCTGGAGTAA
- a CDS encoding GbsR/MarR family transcriptional regulator, with protein sequence MKPDEAATAGDEKDGFPLTADDHRFIESLGLHFEDQGIPRIGGRMLGLLMLAPKPLSLGTIAELLQVSPASVSTNVRRFHAKGLVQEISYPGDRRHYYVFSDNAWEHRFDDGRGGLKEILQILNTRKERLGPEENLCLKRFTDAIEFFVFFSRMVDSALERWRARKAQPDSAESPPQSRTAS encoded by the coding sequence ATGAAACCCGACGAAGCGGCCACGGCAGGCGACGAGAAGGACGGCTTCCCCTTAACGGCCGACGACCACCGTTTCATTGAATCCCTCGGGCTTCATTTCGAGGACCAGGGGATTCCCCGCATTGGCGGGCGCATGCTCGGCTTGCTGATGCTGGCGCCCAAGCCCCTGTCGCTGGGCACCATCGCGGAGCTGCTCCAGGTCAGCCCCGCCTCCGTGTCCACCAACGTGCGGCGCTTCCACGCCAAGGGGCTGGTCCAGGAGATCAGCTATCCGGGGGATCGGCGCCACTACTACGTCTTCAGTGATAACGCCTGGGAGCACCGCTTCGATGATGGTCGCGGGGGCCTCAAGGAGATCCTGCAGATCCTGAACACCCGCAAGGAGCGCCTGGGGCCCGAGGAGAACCTGTGCCTGAAGCGCTTCACCGATGCCATCGAGTTCTTCGTCTTCTTCAGCAGGATGGTCGACTCCGCGCTCGAACGCTGGCGAGCCCGTAAGGCCCAGCCCGACTCCGCCGAGAGCCCTCCGCAGTCCCGCACCGCTTCCTGA
- a CDS encoding efflux RND transporter periplasmic adaptor subunit, translating into MTPRSLSRLLLISTLASAAGMGCSEARANKAQLPATNSAAGGQPTLGVRATPPLDKLQGDVSRVTGQIRAKLEATLSAPATGTVAQHLVNVGDKVKKGAPMMVLDTSNMVISVEQAMAAREMAKAGLDSANTELERTQKLFEGGSAPQAVLDRAQAGQRQAAAGFAQADAAVRSAQEMLRDHTLRAPFDGVVTARMKNIGDTVAMMPPTPVFMVTNVDELEVRLPVPESMAGALTQGMKLTGRVIPGNTAFEATVRTVGAVVDAQSRTVEVLADVANKAEKDGAVLRPGSLAELDFSRSEALAGLFVPSQALLKDEKGSYVWVVEDGRLVRRDVQALPVTPRFAQVRGGLQPQDKVVVEGAASLREGLSVSVVQ; encoded by the coding sequence ATGACCCCGCGTTCCCTCTCCCGTCTGCTGCTCATCTCCACTCTGGCCTCCGCCGCGGGCATGGGTTGCTCCGAAGCACGCGCCAACAAGGCGCAACTGCCCGCCACCAACAGCGCCGCGGGCGGCCAGCCGACCCTCGGCGTGCGTGCCACCCCTCCGCTCGACAAGCTGCAGGGCGACGTCAGCCGCGTGACGGGGCAGATCCGCGCCAAGCTGGAGGCCACCCTGAGCGCCCCGGCCACGGGCACCGTCGCCCAGCACCTGGTGAACGTGGGTGACAAGGTGAAGAAGGGCGCGCCGATGATGGTGCTGGACACCTCCAACATGGTCATCAGCGTGGAGCAGGCCATGGCCGCCCGCGAGATGGCCAAGGCAGGGCTGGACAGCGCCAACACGGAGCTGGAGCGCACCCAGAAGCTCTTCGAGGGCGGCAGCGCGCCCCAGGCCGTGCTCGACAGGGCGCAGGCGGGCCAGCGCCAGGCCGCCGCGGGCTTCGCTCAGGCGGACGCCGCGGTGCGCTCGGCGCAGGAGATGCTGCGTGACCACACCCTGCGCGCGCCCTTCGACGGCGTGGTGACGGCACGCATGAAGAACATCGGCGACACGGTGGCGATGATGCCGCCCACGCCCGTCTTCATGGTCACCAACGTGGACGAGCTGGAGGTGCGCCTGCCGGTGCCCGAGTCCATGGCGGGAGCGCTCACGCAGGGCATGAAGCTCACCGGGCGCGTCATCCCCGGCAACACCGCCTTCGAGGCCACCGTGCGCACGGTGGGCGCGGTGGTGGACGCGCAGAGCCGCACCGTGGAGGTGCTGGCGGACGTGGCGAACAAGGCCGAGAAGGACGGCGCGGTGCTGCGCCCCGGCTCGCTGGCGGAGCTGGACTTCTCGCGCAGCGAGGCGCTGGCGGGCCTCTTCGTCCCCTCGCAGGCGCTGCTCAAGGACGAGAAGGGCAGCTACGTGTGGGTGGTCGAGGACGGACGCCTGGTGCGCCGGGACGTGCAGGCGCTGCCGGTCACCCCGCGCTTCGCGCAGGTGCGCGGCGGCCTGCAGCCCCAGGACAAGGTCGTGGTGGAGGGCGCCGCCAGCCTCCGTGAAGGGCTCTCTGTGAGCGTGGTGCAGTAA